The following coding sequences lie in one Haematobia irritans isolate KBUSLIRL chromosome 3, ASM5000362v1, whole genome shotgun sequence genomic window:
- the LOC142230827 gene encoding uncharacterized protein LOC142230827, which produces MNPTNNPSDPSSGHSGSSGSSNIKAAGTASPAYDRFLFDCEYLILFCTQFEQCDIGDQTDSVLEVKLEDLEKRWQQLQTSYQTIMLSPSSTDPKDIKANAKINFNASSENRNPVPISSHDSNDSYIKVPPCDTEVFKGGYEEWPSFRDMFTAVYVNHPKLTPAQKLYHLRNKTRGPAGAIVKRYTLCNENFSLAWDALKSRYENKRVLVDNQLKILFNIPVASVENSESIQRIQSTVNDCLCTLRTLDVDVSGWDPILIYLISTKLPDETLSLWEQSLRSHRELPTWNQLDEFLINRFEVVERISSIRYTKQQHTNSSQISNKTDHTIKGSSQGSGKIQTYHSQEKLASTCILCETNHTLRVCPKFRQLTAQQRVDVVYKNKICSNCLSSSHLKTNCKSINTCIICHKSHHSLLHLRNNYNENKNRGPVNNESINESQNHQKPTKNVTNQLPLDEGPSSSRQINSSHIQANFASNNDMILLRTALVQIEHMGEFFTVRALIDPGSQRTFISQRIQNLLQLPSIKANFEISGIGGQIQKSDKLCQMVIVSKNRDIRFSVSAIVLPNVTKKLPTVSFEIPNPSELKDLELADPHFNKSSHIDLVLGNDSERFINIDGIKKNICGETSAYNTIFGWVLSGPMRTETILSFSVNVLESEGTALSDLLRKFWEQEEVPTSHLVSAVDAFCEEFYKKTTTRISNGRYMVRLPFREEFSQSMYLGSSRFIAMAQHNHMERNLSKNSELRTQYNEVFNEYIELDHAEETSSREICSDGKFNSFYLPHHAVIRPEHKSTKVRIVFNASRKTKSGFSLNDILHTGPTLQSDLTSIILNWRIYQYVFCGDIQKMYRQIILHPHDRPYQRILFRGSTDGPIKDYQLKTVTFGINCAPFLAIRTLLQLASDYEGKYPRVAEILRRETYVDDILSGGFSMEEALKAQAELIEVLTQAGFPLKKIIANDPELLSHIPSQDLYDSDFLRFHESSSTKTLGVKWNALSDSFTYSLKPFECNQLMTKRMVLSAIAQLFDPAGWIAPVIIRSKILMQQLWLEGIGWDDNLSPESQSTWERLVSDLSHVNSITIPRWLQYCPSDKLEIHGFSDASQAAYCACVYIRCQTQKFVVFSNLLVAKSKVAPLKPVCLPRLELNGAYLLAKLVKYVVSTLNFKFSAITLWTDSSIVLGWLSKPPWSWETYVANRTAQIHDLVPEGIWRHVPTHDNPADLGTRGCRPQDLVDNSLWFNGPNWLTRPHTAWPENNPLVAPEIGKRTTVHTYHDAIEEPDIVLRFSPYTRALRVISYMFRFYNNCLSRIKSGSRLSQPFLTQHEVKFLITLSQSKFYPVEYNNLLQSKLIENKSTLKCLNPFLDQENIMRVNGRLADSSLSYNERYPIILPGNSRLCFLYLSHLHQVLAHADCTLMCRMVQTEFYISRLKPRVKSIIHKCKTCIIFKQKSCSQIMAPLPPLRCTLSPPFHITGIDFAGPFELKSSTLRRSPIIKGYVSIFVCFATKAIHLEPCSELSSLAFEAAFTRFVGRRGLAQRVVSDNGRNFIGASRKMLKEFASFVKTTAHDISQKYSAHGFEWQFIPPHAPHMGGLWESAVKSFKHHFKRIAGAHRFTFEQFATILARIEGILNSRPISAISEDPSDLLALTPGHFLKGSPIMSFPETPAQNISLVNRWTKLKALHHQFAIRWKEDYLKTLHKRYKWKNSSPNLKIGDLVAVMDDLLPPNDWRLGRIVDTHRGSDDNIRVADIKLLPTHPPNIRNSHDHFFSQLFLSHSISISYTKVISHYRSFHPKMSYHRDYECAICKERHCLRDCPIFIMMTVADRRVTVRNHKYCMNCLAKSHTVENCHSSQTCRKCGYQHHTMLHPQISLTPTATTPSCFTPRTTTRRPNTTPQTNASTRRRPTVTRIVRTWKKNPIAQYPTSTTRRTTKPNRANKKKKRPAKAKLNQNVLAEAIKSLDTVLCQQDLA; this is translated from the exons AAGGCTAATGCTAAGATAAATTTCAATGCCAGTTCAGAG AATCGAAATCCTGTTCCAATCTCCTCTCATGACTCGAACGACAGCTATATTAAAGTCCCTCCTTGTGATACCGAGGTGTTTAAAGGTGGTTACGAGGAGTGGCCCTCGTTCCGTGACATGTTCACGGCTGTTTATGTCAATCATCCGAAATTAACCCCCGCTCAAAAACTTTACCATTTACGCAATAAGACCAGAGGCCCAGCTGGAGCAATTGTCAAGCGTTATACTTTATGCAATGAGAATTTCTCTTTAGCGTGGGACGCGCTCAAGTCTCGCTATGAGAATAAACGAGTTTTGGTcgacaatcaattaaaaattctctttaATATACCCGTTGCATCTGTAGAGAACAGTGAATCAATTCAAAGGATTCAATCTACAGTTAATGATTGTTTATGTACACTTCGAACGCTCGATGTCGACGTAAGTGGTTGGGATCCAATtctcatttatttaatttctactAAATTACCCGATGAGACTCTTTCTCTATGGGAACAATCCCTTAGATCTCATCGAGAATTGCCAACATGGAACCAACTTgatgaatttttgataaatagaTTCGAAGTAGTTGAACGCATATCAAGTATTCGATACACCAAGCAGCAACATACCAACTCATCTCAAATCTCCAATAAAACTGATCATACCATTAAAGGCTCATCTCAGGGCTCTGGCAAGATTCAAACGTATCATTCTCAAGAAAAACTTGCATCTACATGCATTCTTTGTGAAACAAATCATACTTTGCGAGTTTGTCCGAAGTTCCGACAACTTACCGCACAACAACGTGTAGATGtggtgtacaaaaataaaatttgcagtaaTTGTCTTTCATCATCTCACCTCAAAACGAACTGCAAAAGCATTAACACTTGTATTATTTGTCATAAATCCCATCACAGTTTGCTTCATCTCAGAAATAATTACAATGAGAATAAAAACCGAGGTCCTGTAAACAATGAATCTATAAATGAAAGCCAGAATCATCAAAAGCCCactaaaaatgttacaaatcaaTTGCCGTTAGATGAAGGTCCCTCTTCGTCAAGGCAAATTAATTCCTCACACATTCAAGCAAATTTTGCTTCAAATAATGATATGATTTTGCTTCGAACTGCTTTAGTGCAGATTGAACACATGGGAGAATTTTTCACGGTCAGAGCTCTAATAGATCCGGGCTCTCaacgaacttttatttctcaGCGAATCCAGAACCTATTACAGCTTCCATCAATTAAGGCCAACTTTGAGATATCAGGAATTGGAGGTCAAATTCAGAAATCTGACAAGCTATGCCAGATGGTTATAGTTTCGAAAAACCGAGACATTCGTTTTAGCGTATCTGCTATTGTATTACCAAATGTAACCAAGAAACTTCCTACTGTTTCATTCGAAATTCCGAATCCTTCTGAATTAAAAGATCTCGAGTTGGCGGATCCACATTTTAATAAGTCTTCCCATATTGATTTGGTTCTTGGAAACGATTCTGAACGTTTCATTAACATTGAcggaatcaaaaagaatatatgTGGAGAAACCTCTGCGTATAATACAATATTCGGTTGGGTACTTAGTGGTCCAATGCGGACTGAAACTATATTATCATTCTCTGTAAATGTTCTCGAATCCGAAGGGACTGCTCTCAGCgatttgttgagaaaattttgggaacaggAAGAAGTACCAACCTCCCATCTCGTCTCAGCAGTTGATGCGTTCTGTgaggaattttataaaaaaactactACTCGAATTTCAAATGGTCGTTACATGGTGAGACTTCCTTTTAGGGAAGAGTTTTCTCAATCAATGTACTTGGGCTCATCGCGATTTATTGCTATGGCACAACATAATCATATGGAACGCAATTTATCCAAGAATTCTGAATTAAGAACTCAATACAATGAAGTTTTCAACGAGTACATTGAACTTGACCACGCAGAAGAGACATCGTCTCGTGAAATATGTTCCGATGGCAAGTTTAACTCATTTTATTTACCACACCATGCGGTGATACGACCCGAACACAAGTCGACAAAAGTTCGAATCGTCTTTAATGCATCACGGAAAACAAAGTCAGGTTTTTCCCTGAATGATATATTGCATACGGGTCCGACTTTACAATCTGATCTCACCTCGATAATTTTGAATTGGCGAATATATCAATACGTTTTCTGCGGTGATATTCAGAAAATGTATAGACAAATTATTTTACACCCGCATGACAGACCCTACCAACGTATTTTATTCCGGGGTTCTACAGATGGTCCTATCAAAGACTATCAACTTAAAACTGTCACTTTTGGCATCAACTGTGCCCCTTTTCTCGCTATACGCACTCTATTGCAATTGGCATCTGATTATGAAGGAAAATATCCCAGAGTTGCGGAGATTCTAAGGCGGGAGAcatatgttgatgacattttgtCGGGAGGTTTCTCAATGGAAGAAGCCCTGAAGGCACAAGCTgaattaattgaagttttaaCTCAAGCAGGATTTCCTCTCAAGAAAATAATAGCAAATGACCCGGAATTACTTTCTCACATCCCATCTCAGGATTTATACGATTCAGACTTCTTGCGGTTTCATGAATCAAGTTCAACAAAAACTTTAGGAGTGAAATGGAATGCTTTATCCGATTCATTCACATACTCATTGAAACCCTTTGAATGTAATCAATTGATGACAAAGCGCATGGTATTATCGGCTATTGCGCAATTATTTGATCCTGCGGGGTGGATAGCTCCAGTCATCATCAGATCCAAAATCTTAATGCAGCAGTTATGGCTCGAAGGTATTGGATGGGATGACAACCTTAGCCCAGAATCTCAATCAACCTGGGAGAGGCTTGTGTCTGATCTTTCTCACGTGAATTCCATTACTATACCAAGATGGTTACAATACTGTCCAAGTGACAAACTAGAGATTCACGGTTTCTCAGATGCGTCTCAGGCTGCATATTGTGCATGCGTTTATATTCGCTGCCAAACTCAAAAATTTGTCGTCTTCTCTAATCTGCTTGTTGCTAAAAGTAAAGTTGCACCGCTTAAACCAGTTTGTTTACCGAGATTGGAATTGAATGGCGCATATCTTTTAGCGAAGCTGGTTAAATACGTTGTCTCAACATTAAACTTTAAATTCAGTGCCATAACATTATGGACAGATTCTTCCATAGTACTGGGATGGCTTTCGAAACCCCCTTGGTCTTGGGAGACATATGTGGCGAATCGGACCGCTCAGATTCACGATCTGGTTCCGGAAGGTATTTGGCGTCATGTTCCCACGCATGATAACCCAGCCGATTTAGGCACTAGGGGCTGCCGGCCCCAAGATTTGGTTGATAATTCTTTATGGTTTAATGGTCCGAACTGGTTGACTAGGCCACACACAGCCTGGCCAGAAAATAATCCCCTTGTGGCTCCGGAGATCGGAAAACGTACAACCGTTCACACATATCATGATGCGATTGAGGAGCCAGACATCGTACTCAGATTTTCGCCCTATACTCGTGCATTACGAGTAATATCATATATGTTTAGATTTTACAACAATTGTCTCAGTCGAATTAAATCGGGATCGAGACTTTCGCAACCATTTCTTACGCAACATGAGGTGAAATTTCTAATCACATTATCTCAGAGTAAATTTTACCCAGTTGAATATAACAATCTCCTTCAGtctaaattaatagaaaataagaGCACATTGAAGTGTTTGAATCCTTTTCTTGATCAAGAGAATATTATGCGAGTGAATGGAAGGCTTGCTGATTCATCTCTGTCGTACAACGAACGCTACCCTATAATTCTTCCGGGGAATTCTCGTCTCtgctttttatatttgtcacACTTACACCAGGTGCTGGCACACGCTGATTGTACCCTAATGTGTAGGATGGTAcaaacagaattttatatctcaCGTCTGAAACCAAGAGTGAAAAGTATCATACATAAATGTAAAACATGCATCATATTTAAACAGAAATCATGCAGCCAAATAATGGCTCCTCTTCCACCCTTGAGGTGTACTCTTTCTCCTCCCTTTCATATAACAGGCATTGATTTTGCAGGGCCTTTTGAACTAAAAAGTTCCACATTGCGAAGATCTCCTATCATAAAAGGCTACGTCTCAATTTTTGTCTGTTTCGCGACTAAAGCTATCCATTTGGAGCCTTGCTCGGAACTCTCATCTCTGGCATTTGAAGCCGCATTCACACGATTCGTCGGGAGGCGGGGGCTAGCCCAAAGGGTTGTTTCCGATAATGGGAGAAATTTTATTGGGGCTAGTCGGAAAATGCTGAAAGAATTCGCCAGCTTTGTTAAAACGACAGCTCACGATATCTCTCAGAAATATTCAGCTCATGGCTTCGAATGGCAATTTATTCCACCCCACGCACCCCATATGGGAGGACTGTGGGAATCGGCGGTCAAAAGCTTTAAGCATCATTTTAAGCGCATTGCTGGAGCACACCGATTCACATTTGAACAATTTGCAACAATTCTCGCACGAATAGAGGGAATTCTCAATTCACGACCGATCTCAGCAATCTCAGAGGATCCCTCAGATTTGTTGGCACTGACACCCGGTCATTTTTTAAAAGGGTCACCGATCATGTCCTTCCCAGAAACACCAGCACAGAATATTTCACTAGTTAATAGATGGACGAAGTTGAAAGCTCTTCACCACCAATTTGCCATAAGGTGGAAAGAGGACTACCTCAAAACTCTACATAAACGATATAAATGGAAAAACTCTTCTCCGAATTTAAAGATAGGTGATCTCGTTGCAGTAATGGATGATCTGCTTCCACCTAACGACTGGCGTTTAGGTCGAATTGTTGATACTCACCGTGGTTCCGATGATAATATACGGGTGGCGGAT ATCAAACTCCTTCCGACTCATCCACCTAACATTAGAAACTCTCATGATCATTTCTTTTCCCAACTTTTTCTTTCCCACTCCATTTCCATTTCCTACACTAAAGTCATATCCCATTACAGATCCTTTCATCCCAAAATGTCGTATCATCGGGATTATGAATGCGCCATTTGCAAGGAAAGGCACTGTTTGCGTGACTGTCCTATTTTTATTATGATGACGGTAGCGGATAGACGGGTTACAGTGCGCAATCACAAGTACTGTATGAACTGCCTCGCTAAAAGCCACACTGTTGAGAACTGCCACTCTTCGCAAACGTGCCGAAAGTGCGGTTACCAGCACCATACGATGCTTCACCCTCAAATCTCCCTGACTCCTACAGCCACGACTCCATCCTGCTTCACCCCGAGAACGACTACTAGAAGACCCAACACCACTCCGCAAACCAATGCATCTACACGACGACGGCCGACAGTAACTCGTATTGTAAGGACGTGGAAGAAGAATCCGATAGCCCAGTATCCTACCTCGACGACCCGGAGGACAACGAAACCGAACAGAGCCAATAAGAAGAAGAAGCGTCCAGCAAAGGCAAAACTGAACCAGAATGTGCTCGCCGAGGCCATCAAGTCCTTAGACACGGTCCTATGCCAACAAGATCTTGCGTGA